In Sinorhizobium fredii, one DNA window encodes the following:
- a CDS encoding sensor domain-containing protein, with protein sequence MTFGADLEVLLNAIALPIIVKDEQFRFRFLNEAACSLVGRRPGDLIGRTDYDIRPAAEADRIREIDKRVLCTGEEVSVEADIARAGGELRSLLIRTCRAKLTRTDASETIIVATILDVTEQRRVEAELQASEEHHRALVELHPQAPWTADPSGQVLEMGPRWENTGFAAKEALGGGWAKAMHPDDLNDVQREWSKSLKTGEPLDIEFRLAAAEGGYSWFRGRAAARRTEDGSIRRWYGTVENIDDRRKMFEALKESEARFRAIADDAPVMIWATGEDGEDDYHSRLWLETTGQTAEQAAGKGWLNAVHPDDRNAVDRVFYEAFHRRKPVQMEYRLKRAGGGSAWIIDIGQPRFATDGKFLGFVGIALDITERRNAEQERLLAQKQIHHMARHDALTGLPNRQFLREEFERLSDKIAPGTRIAVLCLDLDGFKAVNDAYGRATGDLLLRRVAERLQNCLRQSDILCRLGGGEFVVLRVGINSDAEARLLAQQLIDVIEVPYELAGTHVDLGVIVGLAAAPKSGQPVDELIKAADVALDRAKSDGRGTYVQYEPGIDAHLQAVQQMRVSLRQALENGDLEVHYQPLVNLHTGEITTFEALARWPHPQRDQVSPAEFIPVAEETGLIGPLGEWILRQACTEAVKWPSHIGVAVNLSPLQFRNRRLAASVCSILDETGLDASRLQLEITETVLLDDCDGNLQTLKAIRRLGVKIAIDDFGTGFSSLGYLRTFPFDKIKVDRSFITDLPEGRESLAIVRAVAAIGRSLGIVTTVEGVERKNQYELIKAEGFDEAQGYLIARPMPGPQALELARSARGGMFTTEPG encoded by the coding sequence TTGACTTTCGGCGCCGATCTCGAGGTCCTCCTCAACGCAATCGCCCTACCCATCATTGTCAAGGACGAGCAGTTTCGCTTCCGCTTCCTCAACGAGGCGGCTTGCTCGCTGGTCGGGCGAAGACCGGGCGACCTGATCGGCCGCACGGATTACGACATTCGGCCGGCGGCGGAAGCGGATCGGATTCGCGAGATCGACAAGCGCGTGCTTTGTACCGGAGAGGAGGTTTCGGTCGAGGCAGATATCGCCCGAGCGGGAGGAGAGCTGAGGTCTCTTCTGATACGGACCTGTCGAGCCAAGCTGACGCGAACGGACGCGAGCGAAACGATCATAGTCGCGACGATCCTGGATGTCACCGAACAGCGAAGAGTGGAGGCGGAGCTTCAGGCCAGCGAGGAGCATCATCGCGCGCTTGTGGAACTGCATCCGCAGGCGCCTTGGACGGCAGATCCATCGGGGCAGGTTCTGGAGATGGGTCCGCGATGGGAAAATACCGGCTTTGCCGCAAAGGAAGCGCTCGGAGGGGGATGGGCAAAGGCGATGCACCCCGACGACCTGAACGACGTTCAGCGAGAGTGGTCGAAATCGCTCAAGACCGGAGAGCCGCTCGATATCGAGTTCCGCCTGGCGGCCGCGGAGGGCGGCTACAGTTGGTTCCGCGGTCGTGCCGCCGCCCGCAGGACCGAAGACGGAAGCATCCGTCGATGGTACGGCACGGTCGAGAATATCGATGATCGTCGCAAGATGTTCGAAGCCCTGAAGGAGAGCGAGGCCCGTTTCAGGGCAATCGCCGACGACGCGCCGGTGATGATCTGGGCGACTGGCGAAGACGGCGAAGACGACTACCACAGCCGGCTCTGGCTCGAGACGACCGGCCAGACCGCCGAACAGGCGGCCGGAAAAGGCTGGTTGAATGCCGTCCATCCCGATGACCGGAACGCTGTCGATCGAGTCTTTTACGAGGCCTTCCACCGCCGCAAGCCCGTCCAGATGGAATATCGTCTGAAACGCGCCGGCGGAGGCTCGGCCTGGATCATCGACATAGGACAACCGCGCTTTGCAACGGACGGCAAGTTTCTCGGCTTCGTCGGCATTGCGCTCGACATCACCGAACGCCGTAACGCGGAACAGGAGCGATTGCTGGCGCAGAAGCAAATTCATCACATGGCGCGCCACGATGCGCTGACCGGCTTGCCGAACCGTCAGTTCCTGCGCGAGGAGTTCGAGCGCCTGTCGGACAAGATCGCCCCGGGGACGAGAATCGCAGTTCTCTGCCTTGACCTCGATGGCTTTAAGGCGGTCAACGACGCCTATGGTCGCGCTACCGGCGACCTGCTGTTGCGCCGTGTGGCTGAACGGCTACAAAACTGTCTTAGGCAATCCGACATCCTCTGTCGCTTGGGTGGCGGCGAATTTGTCGTCTTGCGCGTTGGGATCAATAGCGATGCTGAGGCCCGTTTGCTGGCCCAGCAGCTGATCGATGTCATCGAAGTACCGTATGAACTCGCCGGCACGCATGTCGATCTTGGGGTTATTGTCGGACTTGCGGCTGCTCCGAAGAGTGGCCAGCCGGTCGACGAACTGATCAAGGCTGCAGACGTGGCGCTCGACCGGGCCAAGTCCGACGGGCGTGGCACATATGTCCAGTATGAGCCTGGAATCGATGCGCATCTGCAGGCGGTGCAGCAAATGCGAGTTTCACTGCGACAGGCGCTCGAAAACGGCGATCTGGAAGTCCACTACCAGCCGCTCGTCAACCTTCATACAGGCGAGATTACGACATTTGAGGCGCTGGCGCGCTGGCCACATCCGCAAAGAGACCAGGTGTCGCCGGCCGAGTTCATTCCTGTTGCCGAGGAAACCGGCCTGATTGGTCCGCTTGGCGAGTGGATCCTTCGTCAGGCTTGTACCGAAGCGGTCAAGTGGCCCTCCCATATCGGTGTGGCTGTCAACCTTTCACCGCTGCAATTCAGAAACCGGCGCCTCGCCGCGAGCGTGTGCAGCATTTTGGATGAGACGGGCCTGGATGCCTCGCGCCTGCAGCTGGAGATCACCGAGACGGTGTTGCTCGACGACTGCGACGGCAATCTTCAGACACTGAAGGCGATCCGACGACTCGGCGTAAAGATTGCAATTGACGATTTCGGGACCGGCTTCTCCTCGCTTGGTTATCTCAGAACCTTTCCGTTCGATAAAATCAAGGTCGACCGCAGTTTCATCACCGATCTCCCGGAAGGTCGGGAGTCCCTGGCAATTGTTCGAGCGGTTGCCGCGATCGGCCGCTCACTCGGCATCGTAACGACGGTAGAAGGTGTGGAGCGCAAGAACCAGTACGAGCTGATCAAGGCAGAAGGCTTCGATGAGGCGCAGGGTTACCTGATCGCACGCCCCATGCCCGGTCCGCAGGCACTGGAGCTCGCTCGTTCCGCCCGCGGCGGGATGTTCACGACCGAGCCGGGATGA
- a CDS encoding transposase, translated as MADESNAAPVAVAGATDAEVKAPTAKKQRPPRRPKAAAEPVQATSKAAAAKRRGYSEQEKSEKLKLIETQVTEGSTLKDAIKSAAISEQTYYQWKGAAKPVEKKATKGTKPGTVGDELADLVQLEEENQRLRKQLAEKLRAENAELRKRLGLD; from the coding sequence ATGGCTGACGAGAGTAATGCGGCACCAGTTGCCGTGGCTGGGGCGACGGACGCAGAAGTGAAAGCACCGACGGCTAAGAAGCAGAGGCCGCCTCGGCGTCCGAAGGCGGCCGCCGAGCCGGTGCAAGCTACATCAAAGGCGGCGGCCGCTAAGCGCAGAGGGTATAGCGAGCAAGAGAAGAGCGAGAAGCTGAAGCTGATCGAGACGCAAGTCACCGAGGGCAGCACGCTTAAGGACGCTATCAAGAGCGCCGCCATATCGGAGCAGACCTACTATCAGTGGAAAGGTGCTGCCAAGCCCGTGGAAAAAAAGGCCACGAAGGGCACCAAGCCCGGTACGGTCGGCGACGAGTTGGCAGATCTTGTCCAGCTCGAAGAGGAAAACCAGAGGCTCCGCAAGCAACTGGCGGAGAAGCTGCGCGCCGAAAATGCCGAACTGCGCAAGAGGCTCGGTCTCGACTAA
- a CDS encoding helix-turn-helix domain-containing protein: protein MTKATINLDVGTCAGRVDIGFAVKQSREAVGYSVEDLSLTCGLTGAEITRIELGADVDPGRLRRIAAALQVPTSTFRPA from the coding sequence ATGACAAAGGCTACCATCAACCTGGACGTTGGGACGTGCGCGGGCCGCGTCGATATAGGTTTCGCTGTCAAGCAATCTCGCGAGGCCGTGGGATATAGCGTCGAGGACCTCTCCCTGACCTGCGGCCTCACTGGCGCGGAAATCACAAGGATTGAACTGGGTGCTGATGTCGACCCCGGCAGGCTCAGGCGCATCGCCGCTGCACTCCAGGTGCCGACCTCCACGTTCCGCCCGGCTTAG
- a CDS encoding ProQ/FINO family protein, producing the protein MPTEQKRKSPFALFRYLSERWPGTFDAKEPKPLKIGIRGDIRALDSGLSDEDLNRALRAYTRRDKYLAQLRTGVTRVDLNGDAAGEVTEADAATAKAWLQARFGMAETASLPQPEEPAALAKSDPVLDSKAKLSPSKPQGFIVETKRRRLPSRRFGP; encoded by the coding sequence ATGCCGACCGAACAAAAACGCAAATCACCATTCGCGCTGTTTCGCTATCTCTCGGAACGATGGCCCGGTACCTTCGATGCGAAAGAGCCGAAGCCGCTCAAGATCGGCATTCGTGGAGACATTCGGGCGCTTGATAGCGGATTGTCCGACGAGGATCTGAATAGGGCGCTCCGCGCCTATACCCGAAGGGACAAATACCTGGCCCAATTACGCACGGGCGTGACGCGGGTTGATCTCAACGGTGATGCCGCGGGTGAAGTGACGGAAGCAGATGCGGCAACGGCCAAGGCGTGGTTGCAGGCTCGTTTCGGCATGGCAGAGACGGCGTCGTTGCCCCAGCCAGAAGAGCCGGCAGCGTTGGCGAAATCGGATCCCGTGCTCGACAGCAAGGCGAAACTTTCGCCCAGTAAGCCTCAGGGGTTTATCGTCGAGACGAAGCGCCGCCGCTTACCCAGCCGCCGCTTTGGTCCCTGA
- a CDS encoding WGR domain-containing protein, with protein sequence MTQHWFRLHIQRIDATKNMARYYTMSIEPDLFGGASLVRHWGRIGTRGKERVDLFKDERQAIGHFLFLARQKRARGYKPLPRS encoded by the coding sequence ATGACCCAGCACTGGTTCCGCCTGCATATTCAGCGAATCGACGCGACCAAGAACATGGCGCGCTATTACACAATGTCGATCGAGCCGGATCTCTTCGGCGGCGCTTCGCTCGTCCGCCACTGGGGCCGGATCGGCACCCGAGGCAAAGAACGCGTAGATCTGTTCAAGGATGAGCGTCAGGCGATTGGACACTTCCTTTTTTTGGCTCGCCAGAAGCGAGCGCGCGGGTACAAGCCCCTGCCGCGCTCTTGA
- a CDS encoding helix-turn-helix domain-containing protein produces MSARGLVEVADPEFDRPVFRQSGFNGILTAKEIDEKISAWLKQTREAKGISRADLAHLLGLSVSVYSRYERGSEARMSVPRLIHLCEIMGFMPLDMIFDAAPHLWGKTPEEAEDRLTLMKLIEGLPPDTMHDLIRLLKRMMPAAQAAEAVATSVSEGS; encoded by the coding sequence ATGAGCGCACGAGGTTTAGTTGAAGTAGCCGATCCGGAATTTGACAGGCCGGTCTTCCGCCAGTCGGGTTTCAATGGCATCCTTACCGCCAAGGAGATAGATGAAAAGATCTCCGCCTGGCTCAAGCAAACGCGCGAGGCCAAAGGCATCTCCCGCGCCGATTTGGCGCATTTGCTAGGACTTTCGGTATCTGTTTACAGCAGGTACGAGCGGGGCTCAGAAGCTCGTATGTCGGTCCCGCGGCTGATTCATCTCTGTGAGATCATGGGCTTTATGCCCCTCGATATGATCTTTGACGCAGCTCCGCACCTGTGGGGCAAGACGCCCGAGGAAGCAGAGGATCGCCTGACATTGATGAAGCTTATCGAAGGATTGCCGCCCGACACCATGCACGATCTGATCCGGCTTCTGAAACGCATGATGCCAGCCGCACAGGCAGCGGAAGCTGTTGCCACGAGCGTGAGTGAAGGCAGCTAA
- a CDS encoding ParA family protein, which translates to MPLFISAVSGKGGAGKTTAAILIAGEYALQGKRVLLIDADGRQNLQEWWKRCEAKDNLPANIELITAARQTTVQQLLENEANKFDVVLMDSPGQDTVLRDTIIAGSDIVLTPIQPNQDEIKAAGQAAADTADISDKVGRLIPHANFVTRITMPAKLLEAYRLIRPFVQNLQEGGYDSHLLKTELMERNCYREIRNGYGTVQMLELTESVKKARMEVMSLVRDIEALFAGEKEVAADG; encoded by the coding sequence TTGCCACTTTTTATTTCTGCCGTGAGCGGCAAAGGTGGGGCTGGGAAGACAACAGCAGCGATCTTGATCGCCGGCGAGTATGCGCTTCAGGGGAAGCGTGTGCTTCTCATCGATGCAGACGGCCGCCAAAATCTGCAGGAATGGTGGAAGCGCTGTGAGGCAAAGGACAACCTGCCTGCCAACATCGAGCTCATAACCGCCGCGCGCCAGACCACTGTGCAGCAGCTCCTGGAGAACGAGGCGAACAAGTTCGACGTCGTTTTGATGGACTCGCCCGGCCAGGACACGGTTTTAAGGGACACGATCATCGCTGGCTCCGATATTGTGCTGACGCCGATCCAGCCGAACCAGGACGAGATTAAGGCGGCAGGACAGGCCGCCGCCGACACGGCCGATATTTCCGACAAGGTGGGGCGGTTAATCCCCCACGCCAACTTCGTCACCAGGATCACCATGCCGGCGAAACTGCTGGAAGCCTACCGCCTAATCAGGCCGTTCGTGCAGAACCTGCAGGAAGGGGGCTACGACTCCCATCTCCTCAAGACCGAGCTAATGGAGCGAAATTGCTATCGCGAAATTCGAAACGGCTATGGCACTGTGCAAATGCTCGAGCTCACAGAATCGGTGAAAAAAGCGAGAATGGAGGTGATGAGCCTGGTTCGGGACATCGAAGCGCTTTTTGCGGGCGAGAAAGAGGTAGCAGCGGATGGCTAA
- a CDS encoding plasmid mobilization protein yields MDDGKFNALLEPAKKDRTVHVRVTADEHVAIEKAADDADMTVSSFFRSLLLEGAGVRPMLTGDDRLVMAALLEDMRMIGINLNQVARALNSGRGVHPSELDINLENVQRVQAAVMSELRALTRRAGYQRRGEK; encoded by the coding sequence ATGGATGACGGGAAATTCAACGCTCTTCTCGAGCCGGCAAAGAAAGATCGCACTGTGCATGTGCGCGTCACGGCTGACGAACATGTGGCGATCGAGAAGGCCGCTGACGATGCCGACATGACGGTATCCAGCTTTTTCCGGTCGCTGCTTCTGGAGGGGGCGGGGGTTCGGCCGATGTTGACCGGCGATGACCGGCTGGTGATGGCGGCTCTGCTCGAAGACATGCGTATGATCGGGATCAACCTGAACCAGGTCGCGAGGGCGCTCAACAGCGGCCGTGGTGTCCACCCAAGCGAATTGGACATCAACCTTGAGAACGTGCAGCGGGTTCAAGCGGCCGTGATGAGCGAGTTACGTGCTCTGACGCGGCGAGCTGGTTATCAGCGTCGAGGGGAGAAGTAG
- a CDS encoding conjugal transfer protein TraA yields MEIFFGAFTSEWEQRRAALLHEMSSGGRGASAEEEMRKRLKQLAQLGAAGGGGGSSGAPGGRGSASTGRVAPRAQVTSATTVARPMEARLAAVAKGSQPAVVKMASYGGGARVGAMLNYVSRGGELKVENESGRILEGREELARIRGDWDLFQNRSESRDIGSFSLEIAASGLASDEALHEQVRSTLASGFGDRRYAYAIAKNDGGAVTVQGLVVLRSGQGERLTGDSKAAGIIQGRYDASAAAGEAAAKFSFHGYGNGVEFGASRLRGLVDRHDDVRDDRGQSIANEKVAGDLVQKEWRGELHSRKSRDVMHVIMSARAGTDVAAFEGAVRDFLAHQFAGHRYVFAMHDPASDPKEAGEGGKRPHVHAHAIVAMKSDSGDRIETTPAVFREWRSVMAEKAREHGIEMEMTDRREFASPPAFTRTQVRPVSREGRTEHVGTSEAAQARYDAKRSGRRTVAKSDRSRKYIIKVQESWQRVALAGGDRQVVAYAAQHRKYLESGLSTAQSETSGTVIRADFGSNFRINLATLQEMVLEGQELREMSRAEFETYEKKVETALFKLARSVSADDRADFDEIAGLARDFVNQKRELVDLYEQRKEALAAQGGESLRSEPRDPANDEWDAAVARHGEAIVEAGNEATIEIERYREGLDRIEAGEFSADRKDGMQAGLQQAMEGAAQLAVEGNSYLRDVAKQDQDLRQAIDRAEKQTEVDRRDDGRADVIKAVQTVIADRIDRLNERLSDIAVDSYATQNEVSAERQFLVDMNGQLDKLGPGDVLDLSRTETDYGYDEEEAASARESGVDYVPSIERDRQEHESHIDSVAPQLERLRAHGVSVDTTFKIVDPAPRDYDAEWAEMYRDLDPESEPGRNDTREAHELASTVDATNRLQDRLNRDKEAAQRSGETTRTDPAQQHIPRLEELEREQREQKERDRDDRDR; encoded by the coding sequence TTGGAAATCTTCTTCGGCGCATTCACCAGCGAATGGGAGCAGCGGCGCGCAGCGCTGCTGCACGAAATGTCGTCCGGCGGGCGGGGCGCTTCGGCGGAAGAAGAGATGCGAAAGCGCCTGAAGCAGTTGGCTCAACTCGGCGCTGCAGGTGGCGGCGGAGGATCAAGCGGGGCTCCCGGTGGTCGTGGATCCGCATCGACGGGCAGGGTGGCTCCTCGAGCGCAGGTAACGTCGGCGACAACGGTTGCCCGACCGATGGAGGCGCGGCTAGCGGCCGTCGCAAAGGGAAGTCAGCCAGCAGTCGTCAAAATGGCGTCCTATGGCGGCGGTGCTCGGGTCGGGGCGATGCTGAATTATGTGTCGCGTGGCGGCGAACTGAAGGTGGAGAACGAAAGCGGCAGGATCCTCGAGGGGCGGGAGGAACTGGCGCGCATCCGTGGCGATTGGGATCTTTTTCAAAACCGCTCAGAAAGCCGCGACATTGGGAGTTTTTCCCTCGAAATCGCGGCGTCCGGCCTTGCATCGGACGAGGCCTTGCACGAGCAGGTAAGGAGCACCCTGGCGAGCGGCTTTGGCGACCGGCGCTATGCCTATGCGATCGCGAAAAATGACGGCGGCGCCGTCACCGTTCAGGGGCTTGTCGTGTTGCGAAGTGGGCAGGGGGAGCGGCTAACGGGCGACTCGAAGGCGGCCGGCATCATCCAGGGCCGATACGACGCCAGCGCGGCTGCGGGCGAGGCTGCGGCGAAGTTCTCGTTTCATGGCTACGGAAATGGCGTGGAGTTCGGCGCCAGCCGCTTGCGCGGGCTGGTCGATCGGCATGACGACGTTCGCGACGATCGCGGCCAGTCGATAGCGAATGAGAAGGTCGCGGGCGACCTGGTGCAGAAAGAATGGCGCGGCGAGCTCCACAGCCGCAAGAGCCGCGATGTGATGCACGTCATCATGTCGGCTCGGGCCGGAACCGACGTTGCCGCGTTCGAAGGCGCGGTTCGCGACTTCCTAGCGCATCAGTTTGCTGGCCACCGGTATGTCTTCGCCATGCACGATCCGGCCAGCGATCCAAAAGAGGCGGGGGAGGGGGGAAAGCGTCCGCATGTGCATGCCCATGCGATCGTGGCGATGAAATCGGATTCCGGTGATCGCATCGAGACGACGCCTGCCGTGTTTCGGGAATGGCGATCCGTCATGGCAGAGAAGGCGCGGGAGCACGGCATTGAGATGGAAATGACCGACCGGCGCGAGTTTGCCAGCCCGCCGGCATTCACGCGCACCCAGGTACGACCGGTGAGCCGCGAAGGCCGCACAGAGCATGTCGGGACGAGCGAGGCTGCGCAGGCGAGATATGACGCCAAGCGTAGCGGCCGACGCACTGTCGCGAAAAGCGACCGGAGCCGGAAGTACATCATAAAGGTGCAGGAATCGTGGCAAAGGGTCGCCCTTGCGGGTGGTGATCGTCAAGTCGTGGCCTATGCCGCACAGCATCGAAAGTATTTGGAATCAGGGCTTTCGACAGCACAGTCGGAGACGAGCGGAACTGTCATTCGCGCGGATTTTGGATCGAACTTCCGCATCAATTTGGCTACATTGCAGGAGATGGTTCTGGAGGGTCAGGAATTGCGCGAAATGTCACGAGCAGAGTTTGAGACCTACGAGAAGAAGGTCGAGACGGCCTTATTCAAGTTGGCGCGGTCCGTCTCGGCAGACGATCGGGCGGACTTTGACGAGATAGCCGGCCTGGCCCGAGATTTCGTCAATCAGAAGCGTGAGCTGGTGGACCTTTACGAGCAGCGCAAAGAGGCATTGGCGGCGCAAGGTGGCGAATCGCTTCGCAGCGAGCCGCGTGATCCGGCCAACGACGAGTGGGACGCTGCGGTCGCCAGGCACGGCGAGGCTATTGTCGAGGCCGGCAACGAGGCCACGATCGAAATCGAGCGCTATCGAGAGGGACTTGATCGGATCGAGGCCGGCGAGTTTTCGGCCGACCGCAAAGATGGGATGCAAGCCGGGCTTCAGCAGGCGATGGAAGGGGCCGCGCAGTTGGCTGTCGAAGGAAACAGCTACCTCAGAGACGTTGCCAAGCAGGACCAGGATTTGCGACAGGCCATCGATCGCGCAGAAAAGCAAACCGAAGTTGACCGACGGGATGACGGGCGCGCAGACGTCATAAAGGCAGTGCAGACGGTCATAGCCGATCGGATTGATCGCCTGAACGAGCGTTTGAGCGACATTGCAGTGGACAGCTATGCGACCCAAAACGAGGTATCTGCCGAACGGCAATTCCTCGTGGATATGAATGGGCAACTCGACAAGCTTGGACCGGGGGATGTTCTCGATCTCTCGCGGACGGAAACCGACTACGGCTATGATGAAGAGGAAGCCGCATCCGCTCGGGAGAGTGGCGTCGATTACGTTCCATCGATCGAGAGGGATCGGCAAGAGCACGAAAGCCACATCGACAGCGTTGCTCCGCAGTTGGAACGGTTGAGAGCCCACGGCGTCTCCGTTGATACGACGTTCAAGATCGTCGATCCGGCCCCGCGAGACTATGACGCTGAGTGGGCCGAGATGTACAGGGATCTGGACCCCGAATCGGAGCCCGGCCGTAACGACACGCGCGAAGCTCACGAGTTGGCGTCCACCGTCGATGCTACAAATCGCCTGCAAGATCGTCTAAATAGGGATAAGGAAGCCGCTCAGCGCAGCGGAGAAACGACACGGACCGACCCCGCCCAACAGCATATTCCTCGCCTCGAGGAGTTGGAGCGGGAACAGAGGGAACAGAAGGAACGCGACCGCGACGACCGGGACCGTTAG
- a CDS encoding IclR family transcriptional regulator has product MKSITWRAEKIVPKSESTETVPMMKSVDRALYLLSYFTVQEPEWGLSELARKSKIDKATTLRILVALIRNGFVEQHPETKKYRLGIAVLRLARVREASFPLLSLVNPVLDRLAEEMQETAHATLASETAMITIAIAEPKRSTRVWVDPSQLLPFHATASGLAYLAFAAPGIREGVLASTELTRYTQNTLVEPEKIGTQLEQVRARGFAFSPGSFEAESSGIAAPIFSGDGEAFGSVAIAGVASRMTKDHQLKAARLVVGASVEISRAIGAEPHPNVLRAERELLNA; this is encoded by the coding sequence GTGAAGTCCATCACCTGGCGCGCGGAGAAGATTGTGCCGAAATCCGAATCCACAGAAACCGTCCCAATGATGAAAAGCGTCGATAGAGCGCTGTATCTGCTGTCGTATTTTACTGTTCAGGAACCGGAGTGGGGTCTGAGCGAGCTTGCCCGGAAGTCCAAAATCGACAAGGCAACAACCCTGAGAATCCTGGTTGCGCTCATTCGCAACGGCTTTGTGGAGCAGCATCCGGAAACTAAGAAATACCGCCTGGGGATCGCGGTGCTCAGGTTGGCTCGGGTGAGGGAAGCAAGTTTCCCGCTTCTGTCATTGGTCAATCCGGTGCTCGACAGACTGGCCGAGGAAATGCAAGAAACCGCGCACGCTACTCTTGCGTCTGAGACTGCAATGATTACGATTGCGATAGCGGAGCCCAAGAGGTCAACGCGGGTCTGGGTAGACCCGTCGCAGTTACTTCCTTTTCATGCCACCGCATCTGGTCTCGCTTATCTCGCGTTCGCCGCACCTGGCATCCGGGAGGGCGTTCTTGCCAGTACAGAACTCACCAGATACACGCAAAACACTCTGGTGGAGCCGGAGAAAATTGGCACGCAACTTGAGCAGGTCAGAGCGCGGGGTTTTGCGTTTTCACCTGGGTCGTTCGAAGCTGAATCGAGCGGTATCGCTGCACCAATTTTCTCCGGTGACGGTGAGGCTTTTGGTTCAGTGGCCATTGCTGGTGTCGCATCTCGGATGACGAAGGATCATCAGTTGAAAGCGGCGCGGCTGGTCGTCGGAGCTTCGGTGGAAATCTCGCGAGCAATTGGCGCCGAGCCGCATCCGAACGTCTTGCGGGCCGAACGGGAGCTACTCAACGCCTGA
- a CDS encoding SDR family NAD(P)-dependent oxidoreductase: MSTTVGESRPVALITGGGTGIGAAIALSLASTHSIAICGRREETLRSVAEQTEGLALTADVSVPEDAAAVVEKVVAHFGRLDSLVLNAGTVIAAPVSEMSLADWQTQIDVNLTASFVIAKAAIPHLLKTKGSIVTISSVAGATAGVGLAAYSASKAGATLLTQTIALEYARHGLRANVIAPGWVRTEMADMEMAMLTKGGNPEEGYTRVTRLVPQRRAAEASEIANVAAFLLSPEASYVNGALINVDGGSSVVNQGLVEFDQN, translated from the coding sequence ATGTCCACGACAGTCGGCGAAAGCAGACCTGTAGCCCTCATTACCGGTGGAGGCACCGGAATCGGTGCGGCAATCGCATTGAGCCTAGCGTCCACGCATTCCATCGCAATCTGTGGTCGAAGGGAGGAGACCCTCCGTTCCGTGGCTGAACAGACGGAAGGATTAGCGCTTACGGCGGACGTAAGCGTACCGGAGGACGCGGCGGCCGTGGTTGAAAAGGTCGTTGCACATTTCGGCCGCTTGGATTCGCTTGTCCTAAACGCAGGCACGGTCATCGCCGCGCCTGTTTCCGAGATGTCGCTTGCCGATTGGCAAACGCAAATAGACGTCAATCTAACTGCGTCGTTCGTGATTGCGAAGGCTGCCATTCCGCATTTGCTAAAGACCAAAGGATCCATCGTCACCATCTCATCAGTAGCTGGTGCAACGGCCGGGGTGGGGCTGGCCGCCTACAGCGCATCGAAGGCGGGCGCGACGCTTCTGACGCAAACGATCGCCCTCGAGTACGCCCGCCATGGTCTTCGCGCGAACGTTATTGCACCCGGTTGGGTGCGAACTGAAATGGCCGACATGGAAATGGCCATGCTGACCAAAGGCGGTAACCCCGAGGAGGGATACACGCGCGTCACGCGGCTCGTACCCCAACGACGCGCGGCCGAAGCAAGCGAGATTGCAAACGTCGCTGCGTTTCTGCTGTCCCCTGAAGCATCATACGTCAACGGCGCTCTGATTAACGTCGACGGCGGAAGTAGCGTGGTAAATCAAGGGCTGGTGGAGTTCGATCAAAATTGA